AGCCACATGATTCAAAATCTCGAGTAGATATATACTGTTTTTTTAGTAACAATGGCTTCTCTGCATAAAGTTTAACATTTTACAGAGGCAGTGGCAATTccaaaactttatttttagttacaAAGTTTACTTTCATAAACTATTTTACTAGCAGTTTGATAGGTTATATTACTCCACAAAAAGCCTCTCTTTGCTTGACAGGTTGGTAAAGGAATATGATCAGATCAACTGATAACACCATCATAACGTACCCTTTAGCCAGATCCCTATCGATACAGAAGTTGATCAAACCCCAAGACTGCAGTGCAGATGCATCAACCAACATAATATGTTGAATTGAATCAAACATGCATCTTCACTCTCGTACTCTTTTGAATTAGCATGAGCATAGGGAAGAATTCACCTACCTGATATGGTCTTGACTTTTGAGGAAGCATTTTGTGAACACATAATGTGCTGTGAGGTGTAGTCAACAAAGAAAACCTGCCTGTTCTGTTGTCTTCCATTAGCATTTCCTTTGAACTGGTGGAGTTGCAAAATTTTATGGAtctattatctatatatataacaactGTACATGTACGTAGCTCTATGGCCTAAATATGTTGAGTTGATGAagctttataattttcaatggtAATCAGTTAACTTAAAGCTAGGAGCGGAGCCTATGATTTTAACAAAAGCCCCAAGATATATAATTGAGACTCAAACCATGTTTAGACAAATAAGGAGTGACatggaataaaaagaaatgaaataaaatacaatacaatAATCACTTTATGGATATTTcatattgaaatgaaaaaaaaaaaaaaaaacacagacgGGTGTTGTCTCTTATCTCAAACTAGAGGTGAAGAAAAGGATTGATATTAAGTGGAAGAAGAATAATCATTTGATTATGAGTACACTTCAAtggataaaagagataaaaataaaagaaacgaaaaatcataaatatgataaataacatgataaaaataaaaaataataatattacggTGTAAGGTagatataaaaattagaatttcttaattattatattatacgtGTAAAGTATTCATATGCTTTTGTTAATAAGATGTAGAATATTCGTTGacttttattgatgaaatatttttttgttaaaaaaatgatttaacacAGATTAGTGAAGTTTCTaccatatttattattattattatgaatattCAAACTTCAAACCTTATAAAAAAGAGCTTAGAATAGTTTCATCCGAACAACTTAATGTTAGTAAATGTAAAACTTAAAATGTGAAACAATTATGATCGTAAATggaacattaaaatttattttgagattccatttgatcatattttaattaatctaaGCCATGaaattgaagaaattaaattttatttttcttcatctcGTTCATATCCGTAATCTAAACAGAGTGGCTGCGTTGCATTGAGCCATTGTACGTGTTACGTGACAATGGCTTCAAGGTCATGGCCTTGTCGTTGGGTTTAGACTTTAGCGGATATATATAGTCCATGCATGCCCCCTTAAGCTGGCCTTACTTGGTGAACCACTTTTCTATCATAGGATAATTTTCTATATGCAATTAGAAGCTAGCGGGCCAATCTGGTTCTGCAAGAAATCCGAAGATGTAAGCAGTtgcttaaaaaaacaacaatgtGTTCAAATGTGTGAAGCACTTAAGCTATACAAACTGCTGTCTGATCTTGTGGATTAGATCATGGAGAATGGAGATCATTCTCTGAATCAGAATGTACCAAGCAGCATAGCACAtgatatgtatatgtatgttgTCTCTCCCTTTAGTTTGccaaatattactttttttcagTTCTTGGTGTAAACAATGATAATGAGGAGAGTCTAGAGTTAGAAACGCCTAATGTTGACAagtcaaataaacattaatcaGAATAAGGTCCAACAAGATAAAGTTAGCCTATATTATTTGCTGTTTTGTTGTCAAATTGATCGATCAGGATTATTATACACCACAAGAGTGGGTACTTCCATGCAGAAGAAGCTCCTTGTAATATTAAAGTAGTTTGATTCTAGTGGCCCACCACTCTACCACAAAGTAGTTAGACATCATGCAAGACCATCCTATAATCAACAAGTAGTTTAtgagtaaaaatattaaatcttgGGATTGTGTTGATAGGAATAAGTGAATCATGCCACCTCAACTTGTGGGCCTAATCAGAGTTTATTAAGTCAAGTAGAGGGCCCTTGGTTCGATAAACATGCCTCCCAATTCACCTGCATAAGTTATCTTGCTGGCTATATCACTGGATTTTTGTGTCTGTAATCTCCATTTATCCTCTTTCTCTATGAGCTAGAGCAAGCAATGCATGTGGAAAAATATAGCATGGCGACACAAAGAACTGAATGTGTGACTGCGATATTGAatcagaaataattttaaattaaacagaATCATATCTGAGTCGCTGAATATGTCAGAATTTCTATCGCTGTCTCAATATCAACTTAATGATATGATATTTGTTGCGGTATTAACTCTATTGGCTTCATTTTCTTAGACAAATGCATGGGATTACTTTAGCCCTTGGGGCGTTAAATGTCGAAGCTGAAAGAAGCacgaataatatatatatatatatatatataaacaaacgGATGATAACCAAGTTCAAGTTGGCAAGGGAACTGAACTGTGATTGGCAAAATGTACGTACATACACAGTTTTATGaggagataattttttattgtagtttttttttccacCTTCTTATCTGTTTTTCTTTCACGCAAAGACTATTTTCAGAAGCAAAAAGTGTGATGGAATGTGTGGGTGTGATCCGAGATAAACAGGACCATGGTCAGCTATACTGCAAACAAATATTTGTGTGTTAAAATACATTGAATTGGTGGGTGTATATGTTTATCGGGAAAAGTATATTAAATCCATATCGAGCttaattagcattttttttaactcaaccTCATGGCATCTTCAAATAAACTAATGCAAGTGCTAAAATAAGTTACTTAAAATTAAGTaacattgttgttgtttttttattggagTTGATAATTTTACAGCGTATTGTTTAACTAAGTAGTTTATATaaatagatattatttaattcattattataaaaaaatattttttaattcaaaatttaatgtgatttaaGTTAAGTATACCAGTAATATAACtttaatattgaaataaatttttgtgtaaaatttttaaatatacgtGACATTGTATTCattgatatataatataagtttactttttcttctatttcatttgtggattattaattatttatatgtacttttttttctcttataaattgtGTTTGAGTTTAACTATATCCTATAAAAATAACTTGTTTGATGagaattatcatttaattatatatttaaagttaaacaTGTCACTACTagaattatcatttatttatataatttaatttattctttttatgtcGATCTAGAATGAATAAAGTATCTTGAATATAAAATTTGgaagaaataatatttatatatttgtaagTAGGTTGATAATATTAGATTTCTTTATTAAATACCTAAAATAAGGGGAGAATTAATGCATTTCCccttatttttattactaaaattGCTGAATATGCTATTTTGGTCCTTTGCttagttgtttattttcattctaGCAAGTTGTGGATCGAAATTTTTACAGTGTCCTTTTCATTCCTTATAATTATTTCCATATAAAAGTTAGCTACCCCCTTATGCAATCTAGATTATGGACACAACACATCACACCTTTGTGAGGGAAATCAATTAATACCGTGACCAATTTGGGTTAAGTccgtctataatttttttattttgcttttgttgtCACTTTTTATTACAACTTTTGCGCTCGTCGTTGTCACGAGACCTTGAATGGGTTACCATTAATTAAATGTCAGTATCCTATGTACCTTAATGGTTTATTTAGTCATCCACAATTATATTCCCACAAGTATTTTTCTTTAGAGATAATAttctttaagtttttaattttaatttttttttctgaatattgTTTAAGTTATTACCAGATACTAAATATAAgcatatttcttcttctttttttatcggCATATACGTATCTTTCTtgatagaatttaaatttgaatttgctcattaGTTtctaaatcattaattttactaTAATTTACTGATATTTAACAagcttaattttatcattggaCTTTTGTGATTTTGTTTTCACGAATTTCAACATTATACTAttcaattttgtcaaaattttacCACTTCGTTATAAAAAtgacttatgaaaaataatgaaattcggGGCATATCTATTATTAAGAAAGGAAAGTAAttaacaagagaaaaaaaatccatatccattttaaagaagaaactataaatgatttttactttttttatagttaagatattaaaagttttaatttttcacatttaatgatttatattttaagtagctttaaaaaggtgaaaaagttttattaaaaggtattttatatatatcttaCAAAAAAAGGTCttttatttaagatattaaaaGTCTTATCAAtgcttttattaaatattaaattcttgtgttttaatttaatatttttaaatagttaaaagaAGTACGAAAAAGGATCTTTTAGATAATTCATGAACAAATAAGggtgcatttatttttaaattatttaacgaGCTGAAAACATATTCAGAATATAATAATGAtcgtttttataatatattttacaatttttataaaacaattatttatttttcattattgccTTTATTAAGATTTTGAGTATTTGTGTATTTTGTTGTTCATTAACAAGGATAATTTGAGAAGTAattaattctctttttttaaaaaaagacaatagtaatatttattgatagtggtgcataatttaatattttcacttTACTCACGACAATTAATGAGGATAAAATtggtatgaaaattaatttgcgTATTACAAGTGTCTTATATTAAGATCCTTTttgaagagattttttttagtaaaacttTCTTCAaagtatttaacataataatcagatattcaaaatttgaattggaTATATCTTTATTTGAGTTGAAATAATCTTGTGTCATTTAATTCACacacaatgataaaaaaaaagtgcattaataacatttataaatgaaatgtttttattttaaatttcttaatcaatgtgTTTAGTATTTGTCAATTAATGTTGTTCCTTGTTATAATTGTCAATTATTAtgctaattaatttatattttttattgtgaaaaAATGTACAAGTGTTAATCAATAACTTTGTTTgattataaaattcattaattgtaTCAAGTgtgtgaattaattaaaatgaaattattttaacttaaataataatattaaattcaaatcctaaatatgattaattaaatattcaaataaaaaattattaatactaCTCATTTAGAGCAGAAATTTCCCTCTTATTCAAGATACctgtagttaaaaaaaattattaattgtatATATACAAATCAGAATATTAACTACAAATAaagaaatgatttaattttgtgATGACCATTCGACCTGTGTACCAGAATTAATCATTTTGAAAGTTGATCTGGCACCCCATTTGACATTGAACTTCAATTCAAGATTGTTTAGGAAGTATTAAAAAATGGAGGGTTATTGCCAAATGgttgaaattaatattaataatacactaaattagtttgaaaaatgtgaacgttaatattttttaattactaaacaacatttttttatgttatcaaatgataactattttaatgttgagtattataaaataagatttaaaatgatatttttataactcgagatcaaattaatgaatatacACCGGAGAGTTGCAAGATAATTAAGTTTCTTAGAATTCAATTATTAACTATttgtgtaaaaaattatatttcttgataatttttttgtcatacaTCAAAGATCAGTTAGCATTTTCAACAACTTATGAATTAAAGATTAATGTTATTCATGATTTATTATCGTTGTGAATCAAATTTTTGTtgcataatataaattaaatataattttttctactAGACTGTTCCACGTGAACAAAGCGGGCCTTATCCCACTTACTTGGtggtttatttattaatttgtgcaAACCAAACGAATAGTAATAATGAATATAGTTAATTTgatgtattatttattaaatactataGAATAggataaaattgtaaataagaagaaataggAATGGCAATCTGAAGGAGGCCCTGCTTATATATAGAGCCAAGTCCCACTCTTCCTTCAAATTCTCGTCAACCTTCTCTGCTGAGACAACAATGGCGATGGCTTTCAAAATGGTACTGCTCCACTgcatctgcatctgtaaccACTCTTTTTTTCGATTTGGTTGTGTATATATGATCTTAAAGTGATGAATTAACACTTAATTAATAGGCCACTACTGGGATGTGGGTGACGGATGAGTGCAAGAACTCTTTCATGGAAATGAAGTGGAAGAAGGTTCATAGATACATAGTCTTCAAGATCGATGAGAAGTCAAGGCTTGTCACCGTTGATAAGGTGGGTGGTCCCGGCGAGAGCTATGGTGATCTCGCCGCCTCCTTGCCCGACGATGATTGTAGATATGCCGTATTCGACTTTGATTTCGTCACCGTCGATAACTGCCGCAAGAGCAAGATCTTCTTCATTGCATGGTATAATTAATCAACCTAGCTTCTGTTGATTATTATTCATATGTCATGAccataatcatttttttcataggCAAGTCTTAATGGttagtattattaatttttgttagcgAAACATTTGAACctgtaatctttttttttttttttccactggACCAATCTTATATTTCTGTCGTGAGCATAACCATAACCATGGTTAAGTGGTAGTGCTACTCACCCCGTTTGACTCCAATACTAGTAATGTTGTAGAAAAATGGGATGGGAAAATGACCCACTAACCAAAAGGGTAATTTAACTTCTGTTTTAGGTGTGAATAATGCAATTGTCGTGtgaatttaatattatgatGATTGATGGCAAAggctttattttgttttttgttttttacgaAAAAATTCAGGTCTCCAACAGCATCAAGGATAAGAGCAAAGATGCTCTACGCAACATCCAAGGATGGTCTGAGAAGAGCTCTGGATGGAATCAGCTATGAAGTTCAAGCCACCGATCCAGCCGAGATGGGATTCGATGTAATTCAAGACAGAGCCAAATAGATGCCCCCTTTTTTAAAGTGGGAATCCAACTCCTTATTTATGTGCCTGAGCTAATCAATTAATCCATCAATCTTACTCTCTTTTATTTGCTATAATTAAGTAACTATATATAGTCCAATGACTGTATGACAtgtgctcttctcttctttcttgtttttatgcTAGTTTAATTGTGTTCGATGTAAGTGGGGCATCTAATCTTCAATCCTTAAGTCATAATATTAAGTTATGTGTAATATATGACTGTCGGGTGTATGATAAGTTAAGGGCAACAAACTTTGGTTGCAAtctctttaatgatgaaaatttGTGGAAAAGAATGGATTAGCTCAACTTTTCCCACGGAAAGTTGATGCGTTACCATATTTATAAATGATGCTTTCACATTCTACATTCTCAATACTTTAATTACTTAACTATTGTAGTTTGCTAACTTGGGCTCGGCAGTTTTGTTCAATGGCGCCATAACGAAGGCACTTGCCAACAATGCTTCGCTCATGGATTCGTACAAAACCAGAAATAGAAAATCAGAAACAGCGGTGACTAGGATCTGAGACgacatcaaaataaattaaacaatgcAGGACCTTTTGCAAGTCAGAagtatttttatatacttttctaATACTTTACGCTTCTTTTGGGTacagaaaaagagagaatagcaAGTGCTCCAcaaatactttaattttaaagtaaatctaatgattaaaaaactgatattttacataattaatagtaataatataaaCATGCTGACTGCAATGTTACTTAGAGGCTAAACTATCCTCTTTCACACTGTTTCCTTTAGCTTGATTCGGTATTTTCTTTTGACCTTTTCTTTTCGTCTTTATCTTTTAGACAGCcaacaaaattgaaaagatGTATTGCCGTGCATGAAATTGTAGTATTTGGTTAATATTTGGGTAATGCACCATCAGTGTGAAATTTCTTGTCTTCATGACAACATGTTCAAGGGGCTTTTGTACGCCTTTACTCTAAATTTCTCGTACTTGAAAGTTACAAATAAGTTAGCCAGCCTATCAAGATGGGGATaggcataaaataaatttgttaacagATTGAAATACCTTGTTAAATATACCAACATTTAAAGTTGTCATTTTCAATACAACATTAATAAGCAAATATACATGCATAAGATGTCGACAAATATGAAACTATTTagtatatattttgaataaattgcaCTTCGCTCTCTTATAGTTCCACACTTTCAACTTATTTTCTTATACTTTTCTTTACTACTAAATTCCTTATTATAATCATGGGTAATAATGCAGTTTATAAGTTTAGAACCGCagttaaatcaaataatatatgGTTCATATATACAATCATACCTTGTATACGATATGAATGTGAAGATATATCAAagttattaacaaatatttctCAAAAGTATACACATAAGCATATGGATGTTTTGTATGCATATTTTGATCTCACTTTCT
Above is a window of Glycine soja cultivar W05 chromosome 12, ASM419377v2, whole genome shotgun sequence DNA encoding:
- the LOC114378165 gene encoding actin-depolymerizing factor 5-like, translated to MAMAFKMATTGMWVTDECKNSFMEMKWKKVHRYIVFKIDEKSRLVTVDKVGGPGESYGDLAASLPDDDCRYAVFDFDFVTVDNCRKSKIFFIAWSPTASRIRAKMLYATSKDGLRRALDGISYEVQATDPAEMGFDVIQDRAK